A portion of the Cygnus olor isolate bCygOlo1 chromosome 15, bCygOlo1.pri.v2, whole genome shotgun sequence genome contains these proteins:
- the TMEM186 gene encoding transmembrane protein 186, which produces MLLKIPNSGEAGGAVRSGSASWPWPQPCYKSVFPPSAAGGAGASTPPAGTALTTGRASGARRMRGQPGGTRVVTCGNVSLQVRLCRVRTGVYAAPSLGRRLQNELWARRREEAAARPPCFFGTWLCLQPQHWQIGGVSAHLETQRVPPACLCTSAPAAVVQPAAVAEEAEEFRVVYSFPGIKYCRVLSRLKLLQTATTLAVLPPVCYLYLQGQVSQTVLLYTTGVAFFAGVMLYGMSYFFRRIIGLIYLSETGRTVKVAHLTFWGKRNDIYCPIETVMTSDEAGDVKGELLLQFKRYNSKDTLYFTTKYGQVVDRQKFRQIFGELQ; this is translated from the coding sequence ATGCTCCTGAAAATACCAAACTCCGGCGAAGCAGGGGGTGCCGTCAGGTCGGGCTCAGCTAGCTGGCCGTGGCCTCAGCCGTGTTATAAAAGCGTTTTTCCCCCCTCAGCCGCAGGAGGTGCGGGTGCGAGCACCCCTCCCGCCGGCACCGCGCTCACCACAGGGCGGGCGAGCGGTGCGAGGCGGATGCGCGGACAGCCCGGGGGGACTCGTGTGGTGACCTGCGGGAACGTCTCCTTACAGGTGAGGCTCTGCCGGGTTAGGACCGGTGTCTACGCAGCGCCATCCTTGGGGCGACGCCTACAGAACGAGCTCTGGGCAAGGAGGCGGGAAGAAGCAGCTGCTCGCCCTCCCTGTTTCTTTGGTACCTGGCTGTGTTTACAGCCACAGCACTGGCAAATTGGTGGTGTTAGTGCTCATCTGGAGACACAGCGAGTGCCACCTGCGTGTCTGTGCACTtcggctcctgctgctgtggtcCAGCCGGCGGCTGTAGCTGAGGAAGCAGAAGAGTTCAGAGTGGTCTACAGCTTTCCGGGGATTAAGTACTGCAGAGTGCTGTCGAggctgaagctgctgcagaCTGCGACAaccctggctgtgctgcctccCGTCTGCTACCTCTATCTGCAAGGCCAGGTTTCTCAGACTGTCCTCCTGTATACAACTGGCGTTGCTTTCTTTGCTGGTGTGATGTTGTATGGTATGAGCTATTTTTTCAGACGAATTATTGGATTAATCTACCTAAGTGAAACTGGCAGAACTGTCAAAGTGGCCCACTTGACATTTTGGGGAAAACGGAATGACATTTACTGTCCCATAGAGACAGTGATGACTTCAGATGAAGCTGGAGATGTCAAAGGGGAGTTACTTCTCCAGTTTAAACGATATAACAGTAAAGATACCTTGTATTTTACAACTAAATATGGCCAGGTTGTAGACAGACAGAAGTTCAGGCAAATATTTGGAGAACTTCAGTGA
- the PMM2 gene encoding phosphomannomutase 2, with translation MAPPPRAACRERKAQRRREGAEGRRAGRFPAAPSRLRFLPARPAPPGAGCAAMAPSQRAALCLFDVDGTLTAPRQKITAEMAEFLQRLRQKVKVGVVGGSDFEKIKEQLGDDVVEKFDYVFPENGLVAYKDGKFFSKQNIQGHLGEDILQDLINYCLSYIAKIKLPKKRGTFIEFRNGMLNVSPIGRSCSQEERIEFYELDKKEHIREKFVADLRREFAGKGLTFSIGGQISFDVFPDGWDKRYCLGIIAKDGYETIYFFGDKTMPGGNDYEIFTDSRTQGHSVTSPQDTRRICEELFFK, from the exons atggcgccgccgccccgcgccgcctgCCGGGAGAGGAAGGcccagaggagaagggaaggggcgGAGGGGAGGCGGGCAGGGCGCTTCCCGGCGGCCCCCTCGCGGCTCCGCTTCCTCCCGGCCCGCCCAGCGCCGCCCGGAGCCGGCTGTGCCGCCATGGCGCCGTCGCAGCGCGCCGCGCTCTGCCTCTTCGACGTGGACGGCACCCTCACGGCGCCGCGGCAG AAAATCACGGCTGAGATGGCCGAGTTCCTGCAGAGGCTGCGCCAGAAGGTGAAAGTTGGGGTCGTCGGAGGCTCGGATTTCGAGAAGATCAAGGAGCAGCTTGGCGATGATG TGGTTGAAAAATTTGACTACGTGTTTCCAGAAAATGGTCTTGTAGCATACAAAGATGGGAAATTCTTCAGCAAGCAG AACATTCAGGGTCACCTGGGTGAGGACATACTTCAAGATCTAATCAACTACTGCCTGAGTTATATTGCAAAGATTAAACTGCCAAAGAAAAG GGGCACTTTTATTGAATTCCGTAACGGGATGTTGAACGTGTCCCCCATTGGAAgaagctgcagccaggaggaacGAATTGAGTTCTATGAACTTGATAAG aaggaaCATATAAGAGAGAAATTTGTAGCTGATTTACGAAGAGAATTTGCAGGAAAAGGCCTCACATTTTCTATAG GAGGCCAGATAAGCTTCGATGTGTTCCCAGATGGCTGGGATAAGAGGTACTGCTTAGGAATCATCGCCAAAGACGGATATGagacaatttatttctttggagaTAAGACTATGCCA ggAGGGAACGACTATGAAATTTTCACAGACTCCAGAACACAAGGCCACAGTGTCACATCCCCACAGGATACAAGAAGAATCTGTGAAGAgctattttttaagtaa